Proteins encoded within one genomic window of Aquarana catesbeiana isolate 2022-GZ linkage group LG03, ASM4218655v1, whole genome shotgun sequence:
- the IL26 gene encoding interleukin-26, with amino-acid sequence MKHSSAFMQALCLATLMIMACGGRLPVKNRCNLNIILKDTTNLINKTNDFIQSFPQDKNKSVRLLTEALENDFKENCSTRNQLLSFYAEDVLSAGKILAEAKKSGIDHDFLKIQDLLQFCTPGKCEATEVTRNMKELREKFDGNKVAKGMKRLNKAVSEFRSLLFWIHNFAIHELKKTKGRK; translated from the exons ATGAAGCACAGTTCTGCCTTCATGCAAGCCCTCTGTCTAGCTACGCTAATGATTATGGCATGTGGGGGCAGACTTCCAGTGAAGAACCGATGCAATTTAAATATAATTCTTAAAGACACTACAAATCTTATAAACAAGACAAACGACTTCATACAATCTTTTCCT caggacaaGAATAAATCTGTAAGATTATTAACTGAAGCACTGGAGAATGACTTTAAG GAAAACTGCAGCACCAGAAATCAGTTACTCTCATTCTATGCTGAGGATGTCTTGTCTGCAGGCAAAATCTTAGCTGAGGCCAAGAAAAGCGGTATTGATCATGACTTTCTGAAAATTCAAGATCTGCTCCAGTTTTGT ACACCCGGTAAATGTGAAGCGACAGAAGTAACACGGAATATGAAAGAGCTTAGGGAAAAATTTGATGGG AACAAGGTTGCAAAGGGGATGAAGAGACTAAATAAAGCTGTAAGTGAATTTAGGAGTCTTCTTTTCTGGATCCATAATTTTGCCATTCATGAGCTAAAGAAAACAAAAGGAAGAAAATAA